The genome window CTTAAATACACTTTTTAAGACGTCCATAAAATTCCCCCTTACTTTTTACTGGTTCGACCAACAACTAATGAAACAATCAGAACTAAAATAATTGCTCCGATGATCGATGGTATCAATGCCATGCCAGCTAACGAAGGGCCCCAAGTGCCAAGGAGCCCTTGGCCAATCCACGCACCGATTAAACCAGCTACGATGTTTGCAATCCAGCCCATAGCAGCACCACGGTTAGTGATTGCGCTAGCAATGGCACCAATGATTGCCCCGACAATTAATGACCATATAAGTCCCATATTTACTCACTCCCTTAGTTAACACGACTAGATTTATTGTCAGACGTTACTTTATCAACGCTGTCACCTAATTTTTCCTTCGATTTCTTTGCGCCCTTACTGACGGCTTCCTTCGTTTTGTCTGTGGCATCGCTCACGCGATCTTGCAGAGAAGTCGAATCTTTTTCATATTGCTCCTTTGTCTTGATATCAACAACATTCACATTTACCTCAATTACTTCTAATTCGGTCATATTCTTTACTTCCCGAACGATAACATTTTTGATCTTGTCATACAGTTTAGAAATATCAATGCCGTATTCAGCAACAATGTCGAGATCCGCTGCAACCTGCTTTTTTCCAACCTCTACATCAATTCCTGATGTGACATCTGAAGTATTAACTAGTTTTTCAGCAATATTTGAGAAAAAGCCGCCATCTACGGTTAATAAGCCATCTACTTCAGAAAGTGCGATACCAATGATCTTTTGAATAACCTTATCATCAAATGTTAAATTGCCTTTAACACCAGACTTTTCGTTAGTTGTTGTTTTCTCACTTGGCGTTACATTCTGCATAATTTTTCCTCCTTATAATTCAAACAGTTATTTAAAAACATTTGTTAAGATACCAGTTTTTTGAATATAATAACCCGCGGTAATCCCGATTGCCATAAAAATCAAAACAAAAAGCGTCTTGAAAAATCCAAAAGTGATGATAAGGACCGCTAAGAGCAATCCCATAATTCCACCAATTAGTGGCCAAAAATAGGCTTTAATGAGTTCGGTCACGATATCACCTCCTAGACAACTCGAGATTTATGCACATTAGCGTCCGACTCATTAAAATCAACGAGTCTGATTTTAATTTTTTTCTGTTCAGAAATTCCAAGACAAATACGC of Limosilactobacillus reuteri contains these proteins:
- a CDS encoding GlsB/YeaQ/YmgE family stress response membrane protein, coding for MGLIWSLIVGAIIGAIASAITNRGAAMGWIANIVAGLIGAWIGQGLLGTWGPSLAGMALIPSIIGAIILVLIVSLVVGRTSKK
- a CDS encoding DUF2273 domain-containing protein; this encodes MTELIKAYFWPLIGGIMGLLLAVLIITFGFFKTLFVLIFMAIGITAGYYIQKTGILTNVFK
- a CDS encoding Asp23/Gls24 family envelope stress response protein, which produces MQNVTPSEKTTTNEKSGVKGNLTFDDKVIQKIIGIALSEVDGLLTVDGGFFSNIAEKLVNTSDVTSGIDVEVGKKQVAADLDIVAEYGIDISKLYDKIKNVIVREVKNMTELEVIEVNVNVVDIKTKEQYEKDSTSLQDRVSDATDKTKEAVSKGAKKSKEKLGDSVDKVTSDNKSSRVN